A single region of the Arthrobacter sp. V1I7 genome encodes:
- a CDS encoding LysM peptidoglycan-binding domain-containing protein, giving the protein MSNPIQRLSAAVTAGAMSAVVLSTMFGGTANAATPAAVQAPLQVSASGTYTVRSGDTLGGIAARHGVSLASVFAANNMSARTIIYPGQKIRLRAATKAAAPKPAAKPAAKSAAKPAAAPASASHTVKPGDTLSGIAAKHRVSLSSLLAANGMNLRTIIYPGQRIRLNAKATPAPAKPASKPVAKPAPKPAAKPAAKPAPKPAATKSYVVRAGDTLSRIASNHGVSLSSLLAANGINLRTVIYPGQKIAIAGKTTAAPKPAPTAPSSSPSPTQLKTMVADTARRMKVDPSLALAFALQESSFRQNVTSSAGAIGTMQVMPTSGEWASQLVGRPLDLRKAQDNVTAGVAIISALISTSPSKEIAIASYYQGQYSVMNRGMYEDTKAYVASVLRHQKTFR; this is encoded by the coding sequence ATGAGCAATCCGATCCAGCGTCTCAGCGCCGCCGTCACCGCCGGAGCGATGTCCGCGGTTGTCCTGTCCACTATGTTCGGCGGCACCGCCAACGCGGCCACACCCGCTGCTGTTCAGGCACCCCTGCAGGTCTCCGCCTCGGGGACCTACACGGTTCGGTCCGGCGACACTCTCGGCGGGATTGCGGCCCGGCATGGGGTGAGCCTCGCGTCCGTCTTCGCGGCCAACAACATGAGCGCACGGACCATCATCTACCCGGGGCAGAAGATCAGGCTGCGCGCCGCCACCAAGGCTGCTGCACCCAAGCCGGCGGCTAAGCCAGCTGCCAAGTCCGCGGCCAAACCGGCGGCCGCTCCCGCCTCGGCGTCGCACACCGTGAAGCCCGGCGATACGCTCAGCGGAATCGCCGCAAAGCACCGGGTCAGTCTGTCAAGCCTCTTGGCGGCGAACGGCATGAATCTGCGGACCATCATCTACCCTGGGCAGCGGATCCGACTGAATGCCAAGGCCACACCGGCACCCGCCAAGCCCGCATCCAAGCCGGTCGCTAAGCCAGCGCCCAAGCCGGCCGCTAAACCCGCTGCCAAACCCGCACCGAAGCCGGCTGCCACGAAGTCCTACGTGGTCAGGGCCGGTGACACGTTGTCCCGGATCGCATCCAACCACGGCGTCAGCCTGTCAAGCCTCCTGGCCGCGAACGGCATAAATCTGCGGACCGTCATCTACCCGGGGCAGAAGATCGCCATTGCCGGAAAGACCACTGCTGCCCCTAAACCCGCGCCGACGGCGCCGTCGTCCTCACCGTCACCAACCCAACTGAAGACGATGGTGGCCGATACCGCCCGCCGCATGAAGGTGGATCCGTCCCTGGCATTGGCATTCGCCCTGCAGGAATCCAGCTTCCGCCAGAACGTCACCTCGTCGGCGGGTGCGATCGGCACGATGCAGGTCATGCCGACCTCCGGCGAATGGGCCTCCCAGCTCGTCGGCCGGCCTCTTGACCTGCGCAAGGCACAGGACAACGTCACTGCCGGGGTCGCCATCATCTCGGCCCTGATCAGCACCAGCCCGAGCAAAGAGATCGCCATCGCGAGTTACTACCAGGGCCAGTATTCGGTGATGAACCGGGGCATGTACGAGGACACGAAAGCCTACGTCGCCTCCGTCCTGCGGCACCAAAAGACCTTCCGCTAG
- a CDS encoding alpha/beta hydrolase, which yields MKTARPVPARFRSIAIGVRAVGAMALAAALASCSLFGGDGGSKDANPGQPNPAIAAAAPAELRSFYSQQVNWTPCESDFQCAKIKVPMDYGNPDGESIEITAIKLATKGTKKGSLLVNPGGPGGSGYDFVKDAAATNISDKVRANYDIVGFDPRGVKRSAPVTCLTDPERDASRAKIYALNTDAGLAEALADNKAIAAKCTEKTGPLLGHVDTVSATKDIDVLRAAVNDTKLNYLGYSYGTFLGSTYASLFPDNVGRMVLDGALDPSITYEELTSGQAKAFEKALRAYVQRCQQESGCPLTGSVDDGLQQIRDLIAAVEANPMKARDGRIVSASNVVTGIFVPLYNDDNWPILTQGLDQILKGDPSQMQRLADFNADRQPDGTYSSNSTFAFHAINCLDHPMLTDAAAMRADEQRLRQDSPTFGYYFAYGGSNCKDWPYESVRTPAPVEYKGAAEIVVVGTTGDPATPVEWASALRKQLGTASLLTWKGEGHTAYGRSNDCIRNAVDSYLVDGKSPADNTVC from the coding sequence ATGAAGACTGCACGACCAGTGCCCGCCAGATTCCGGTCCATAGCGATCGGCGTGCGGGCTGTCGGCGCCATGGCCCTGGCCGCGGCGCTTGCCTCGTGCAGCCTCTTTGGCGGTGACGGCGGGTCCAAGGACGCCAACCCGGGGCAGCCCAATCCTGCCATTGCTGCTGCTGCGCCGGCTGAGCTCCGCAGCTTCTACTCGCAGCAGGTTAACTGGACACCTTGCGAAAGCGATTTCCAGTGCGCGAAGATCAAGGTCCCGATGGATTACGGCAATCCGGATGGGGAGAGCATCGAAATCACCGCCATCAAGCTGGCCACCAAGGGCACGAAGAAGGGCAGCCTGCTGGTCAACCCGGGCGGACCCGGCGGCTCGGGGTACGACTTCGTCAAGGACGCCGCGGCGACCAACATCTCGGACAAGGTCCGCGCGAATTACGACATCGTCGGTTTCGACCCGCGGGGCGTGAAACGCTCCGCTCCGGTCACCTGCCTTACCGACCCGGAGCGCGACGCCTCCCGTGCCAAGATCTACGCGCTGAACACCGACGCCGGTCTGGCAGAGGCCCTTGCCGACAACAAGGCGATCGCGGCCAAGTGCACCGAAAAGACGGGTCCCCTGTTGGGCCACGTCGATACCGTGAGCGCGACCAAGGACATCGACGTCCTGCGCGCCGCAGTAAATGACACCAAGCTGAACTACCTCGGCTACTCATACGGAACCTTCCTCGGCTCCACCTACGCCTCGCTGTTCCCGGACAACGTGGGCCGGATGGTCCTGGACGGGGCGCTCGATCCGTCGATCACCTACGAGGAACTCACCAGCGGACAGGCCAAGGCCTTCGAGAAAGCTCTGCGCGCCTACGTGCAGCGTTGCCAGCAGGAGAGCGGTTGCCCGCTGACCGGGAGCGTAGACGACGGCCTCCAGCAGATCCGCGATCTAATAGCGGCTGTGGAAGCGAACCCGATGAAGGCACGGGACGGCAGGATCGTCTCGGCGTCGAACGTGGTAACCGGGATCTTCGTGCCGCTGTATAACGACGACAACTGGCCGATCCTCACCCAGGGTCTCGACCAGATTCTCAAGGGCGACCCGAGTCAGATGCAGCGGCTCGCCGACTTCAATGCCGACCGGCAACCCGACGGCACCTACTCGTCGAACAGCACTTTCGCGTTCCACGCCATCAACTGCCTGGACCACCCGATGCTGACGGACGCCGCCGCGATGCGCGCCGACGAGCAGAGGCTGCGCCAGGACTCCCCGACGTTCGGCTACTATTTCGCCTACGGTGGGAGCAACTGCAAGGACTGGCCTTACGAGAGCGTCCGGACCCCGGCGCCGGTGGAGTACAAGGGCGCTGCCGAGATCGTGGTGGTGGGAACCACCGGTGACCCTGCCACTCCAGTGGAGTGGGCCAGCGCGCTGCGCAAGCAGCTCGGCACCGCTTCTCTGCTGACCTGGAAGGGCGAAGGCCACACCGCGTACGGTCGTTCCAACGATTGCATCCGCAATGCCGTGGACAGCTACCTGGTGGACGGCAAGTCCCCGGCGGACAACACCGTCTGCTGA
- a CDS encoding class I SAM-dependent methyltransferase, producing MVHKAERVDSSVIRSGAKSAVRSGRPVGNVTRGTTNPNRMRRLDRWLTGPQAWRLRAAADPLVVDLGYGESPATAVELFERLAAIRPDVRVVGIEIEPERVRLAKELERPGLSFRLGGFELPVQGRPVLVRAFNVLRQYEEADVSGIWRLVQGRLAPGGLFIDGTCDEIGRRVTWVALDAEGPLSLSLSMRFGSFELPSDVAERLPKALIHRNVPGEKVHAYLHAMDQAWLEAAPLASFGNRQRWSAMCRGLVDAGWPVGDGPSRWRLGELTVAWDAVAPDPWAHAGRVP from the coding sequence GTGGTGCATAAGGCTGAGCGCGTGGATTCCTCTGTGATCAGGAGCGGTGCCAAGAGCGCGGTCCGCAGCGGGCGGCCGGTGGGCAACGTTACCCGCGGGACCACCAATCCCAACCGGATGCGCCGGCTGGACCGCTGGCTGACCGGACCGCAGGCGTGGCGGCTCCGCGCCGCGGCCGACCCGCTCGTCGTCGATCTCGGCTACGGCGAGTCCCCCGCCACCGCCGTCGAACTTTTCGAGCGCCTCGCGGCGATCCGTCCGGACGTCCGGGTGGTCGGCATCGAAATCGAGCCCGAGCGGGTCCGGCTGGCGAAAGAACTGGAACGGCCGGGCCTCAGCTTCCGGCTCGGCGGTTTCGAGCTCCCGGTGCAGGGCCGGCCGGTGCTGGTGCGCGCCTTCAATGTGCTGCGGCAGTATGAGGAAGCCGATGTTTCCGGTATCTGGCGGCTGGTGCAGGGCCGGCTCGCGCCCGGCGGCCTGTTCATCGACGGCACCTGCGACGAAATCGGCAGGCGCGTCACGTGGGTCGCCCTCGACGCCGAGGGACCGCTCAGCCTGAGCCTGTCGATGCGCTTCGGCAGTTTTGAGCTGCCGTCGGACGTGGCGGAACGGTTGCCGAAGGCCCTCATCCACCGGAACGTGCCGGGCGAAAAAGTCCATGCCTACCTCCACGCGATGGACCAGGCCTGGCTGGAGGCGGCGCCGCTGGCCTCTTTCGGGAACAGGCAGCGCTGGTCCGCGATGTGCCGTGGACTGGTCGACGCGGGCTGGCCGGTCGGTGACGGGCCGTCGCGTTGGCGGCTCGGCGAACTGACCGTAGCCTGGGACGCCGTCGCCCCCGACCCGTGGGCCCACGCCGGCAGGGTTCCCTGA
- a CDS encoding MFS transporter: protein MVSDGARPLAGPLLAQLGASALLVGLVTGGAEAAAQGLRLVFGPWADRTRRYWTFTVAGYALTAVSVPLLALAPAIGAAGLILASTLILGDRVGKAVRSPAKTVLLAAAAKPVGRGRGFAVHKSLDLAGALLGPLLVSAVLAVTGLITAAFAVLALPASAALFLLVRLRRRVPDPGAGAQAEGSTSASPPTAARRPSLFTGPFLLFGVAAFFWSSGLVAFGVISFHLTTTAAVPVAVIPLLYAGAMGAAALGALASGVVYDRVGGAVLLALPFMIAAVPVLALAPGTGLVMAGVLVWGTATGIQDSTVKALIADLVPELRQGTAYGVFAAFEGAGALAGGALYGALYDARPLLIGSVAALQVVAVVVLLAAMRSSQRT from the coding sequence GTGGTTTCCGACGGCGCCCGGCCGCTGGCGGGTCCGTTGCTGGCCCAGCTCGGCGCCTCGGCACTGCTCGTGGGCCTCGTGACCGGAGGCGCCGAGGCCGCCGCCCAGGGCCTGCGGCTCGTTTTCGGTCCGTGGGCGGACCGCACCCGCAGATACTGGACCTTCACAGTGGCCGGATACGCGCTCACGGCGGTCAGTGTCCCACTGCTTGCACTGGCTCCAGCTATAGGAGCAGCCGGCCTGATCCTGGCCTCTACGCTCATTCTCGGAGACCGCGTGGGCAAGGCTGTCCGCAGCCCGGCCAAGACCGTTCTGCTGGCCGCCGCGGCCAAGCCCGTCGGGCGCGGGCGCGGCTTCGCCGTCCACAAGTCCCTCGACCTCGCCGGGGCGCTACTCGGGCCGCTTCTGGTTTCGGCGGTGCTTGCCGTCACCGGTCTTATCACGGCGGCCTTCGCAGTGCTGGCACTTCCGGCTTCCGCAGCGCTGTTCCTGCTGGTCCGGCTGCGCCGCCGGGTCCCGGATCCGGGCGCCGGCGCACAAGCGGAGGGGTCGACGTCGGCATCCCCACCGACGGCGGCCCGGCGGCCGTCGTTGTTCACGGGACCCTTCCTGCTGTTCGGCGTCGCCGCCTTCTTCTGGAGCTCGGGCCTGGTGGCGTTCGGCGTCATCTCGTTCCACCTGACGACGACGGCGGCCGTTCCGGTCGCGGTGATCCCGCTGCTCTACGCCGGAGCGATGGGCGCCGCGGCGCTCGGTGCGCTTGCCAGTGGCGTGGTTTACGACCGCGTGGGAGGGGCTGTGCTCCTTGCGCTGCCCTTTATGATTGCTGCCGTGCCGGTACTGGCGCTGGCGCCGGGAACCGGTCTGGTCATGGCCGGGGTCCTGGTCTGGGGAACCGCCACGGGCATTCAAGATTCCACGGTCAAGGCGCTCATTGCCGACCTGGTGCCGGAACTCCGGCAAGGGACGGCGTACGGCGTCTTCGCGGCGTTCGAGGGTGCCGGGGCACTGGCGGGCGGCGCCCTGTACGGCGCGCTCTACGACGCCCGGCCACTGCTCATCGGGTCAGTGGCCGCGTTGCAGGTGGTCGCCGTCGTCGTGCTGCTGGCGGCGATGCGCAGCTCGCAGCGGACCTAG
- the tmk gene encoding dTMP kinase, whose amino-acid sequence MTTQNPGLFIAFEGGDGAGKSTQTAELAGALESRGLTVLRTREPGGTPIGEKLRSLVLDHGHGHIDAHTEALIFAASRAAHASQVIRPALERGEIVLTDRYIDSSVAYQGAGRDLGTDAVREINEWATSGLLPNLTVLLDVDPEVGRRRRTAGDAAEDRLESEADEFHARIRTAFLDLAAARPEKYLVLAAHLPVEALSARILERVESLLALSGSVTA is encoded by the coding sequence GTGACTACCCAGAACCCCGGACTGTTTATCGCCTTCGAAGGCGGCGACGGCGCCGGCAAGTCCACGCAGACCGCAGAACTGGCCGGGGCGCTCGAGTCACGCGGCCTCACGGTGCTGCGGACCCGCGAGCCGGGGGGCACTCCGATCGGCGAAAAGTTGCGTTCCCTGGTGCTGGATCACGGGCACGGCCACATTGACGCCCACACCGAAGCCTTGATCTTCGCGGCCTCCCGGGCCGCCCACGCCAGCCAGGTGATCCGGCCCGCCCTCGAGCGCGGCGAGATCGTCCTTACCGACCGTTACATCGACTCCTCAGTGGCCTACCAGGGCGCGGGACGGGACCTCGGTACCGACGCCGTCCGGGAAATCAACGAATGGGCCACCTCCGGACTTCTGCCGAATCTTACGGTGCTGCTCGACGTCGACCCCGAGGTCGGCCGCCGCCGGCGCACCGCGGGCGATGCCGCCGAGGACCGCCTGGAATCCGAGGCGGATGAATTCCACGCCCGGATCCGGACCGCCTTCCTCGACCTTGCCGCCGCCCGGCCGGAGAAGTACCTCGTGCTCGCCGCGCACCTGCCGGTTGAGGCACTTTCCGCCCGGATCCTCGAACGCGTCGAGTCCTTGCTGGCCCTGTCCGGCAGCGTGACGGCATGA
- a CDS encoding DUF2516 family protein, protein MDGRALIFYVETGIYLLLALVALVIEVWAFFDCLRHKAPAFEAVSKRTKTFWLALTGGALAVGLVSLLGGGGGGLLGPLGLFGIAAVTAASVYLADVRPAVTDAGRGGNRSQGPYGPW, encoded by the coding sequence ATGGACGGACGCGCGCTTATTTTCTATGTCGAAACCGGGATCTATCTCCTCCTGGCCCTGGTAGCCCTGGTCATCGAGGTGTGGGCGTTCTTCGATTGCCTCCGCCACAAGGCCCCGGCTTTTGAAGCCGTGTCGAAGCGGACCAAAACCTTCTGGCTGGCGCTCACCGGCGGCGCCCTGGCCGTGGGCCTGGTCTCACTGCTGGGCGGCGGTGGCGGGGGACTCCTCGGCCCGTTGGGCCTGTTCGGAATCGCCGCCGTAACCGCGGCATCCGTCTATCTCGCCGATGTCCGCCCCGCTGTCACGGACGCGGGCCGCGGCGGGAACCGCAGCCAGGGACCCTACGGCCCCTGGTAA
- a CDS encoding PLP-dependent aspartate aminotransferase family protein, which translates to MSLSEEQAASLAAETVVVASGRPPRTRDQPVNPPLVLSSTYFGTGPLGDGDRGYGRYSNPTWDPFEEALGQLEGAGLPGLLYASGLAAVSSALALVPAGGVLVMPSHSYAGSLVMATELAEKGFLELRTVDITDTDAVLAQLTPAEGAAASMLWLESPTNPMLGVADIRALTGAAHAAGAIVVTDNTFSTPLVQQPLSLGSDVVLHSVTKYLSGHSDVVLGALVTSDAGLRATLLHHRTIHGGIAGPFEAWLALRGLRTLALRIERSQASAADLAERLSTHPRVASIRFPGLASDPGHGRAKAQMKGFGSVLCIEFAPVGGAQGLSGADAADRMISALQLWLPATSLGGVESLIERRRRHVAEPVSVPENLVRLSVGIENVEDLWADLEQALGTLDG; encoded by the coding sequence ATGAGTCTTTCCGAAGAGCAGGCAGCCTCGCTTGCCGCCGAAACTGTGGTGGTGGCGTCCGGCCGCCCGCCACGCACCCGCGACCAGCCAGTCAACCCGCCGCTTGTGCTGTCCTCGACCTATTTCGGCACGGGACCCCTGGGCGACGGCGACCGCGGCTACGGCCGGTATTCCAACCCCACCTGGGACCCGTTCGAGGAGGCGCTGGGCCAGCTCGAAGGCGCCGGGCTTCCAGGGCTGCTGTACGCCTCAGGGCTGGCCGCCGTCAGTTCCGCATTGGCCCTGGTGCCTGCTGGCGGGGTGCTGGTGATGCCGTCCCACAGCTACGCCGGGTCCCTGGTGATGGCCACCGAGCTGGCCGAAAAGGGCTTCCTGGAACTGCGAACGGTGGATATCACGGACACCGACGCCGTGCTGGCGCAGCTCACGCCGGCGGAGGGGGCGGCAGCGAGCATGCTCTGGCTGGAAAGCCCGACGAACCCGATGCTCGGCGTCGCCGACATCCGTGCGCTGACCGGGGCTGCCCATGCCGCGGGCGCCATTGTCGTTACGGACAACACATTCTCGACTCCCTTGGTGCAGCAGCCGCTGTCGCTGGGGTCCGACGTCGTGCTGCATTCCGTGACGAAGTACCTTTCCGGCCATTCCGACGTCGTGCTCGGCGCCCTCGTGACGTCCGACGCCGGTCTGCGCGCCACGCTGCTGCACCACCGCACCATCCATGGCGGCATCGCCGGACCCTTCGAGGCGTGGCTCGCGCTGCGCGGACTGCGCACCCTTGCCCTTCGGATTGAGCGTTCGCAGGCGTCGGCGGCCGACCTCGCCGAGCGGCTGAGCACCCATCCGAGGGTCGCCAGCATCCGCTTCCCGGGCCTCGCCTCGGATCCGGGCCATGGCCGGGCCAAGGCGCAGATGAAGGGCTTCGGCTCCGTCCTCTGTATCGAATTCGCACCGGTCGGCGGAGCGCAGGGCCTCAGCGGGGCGGACGCGGCCGACCGGATGATCAGTGCGCTGCAGCTGTGGCTGCCGGCCACCTCGCTCGGCGGGGTGGAATCGCTGATTGAACGGCGCCGCCGGCACGTGGCGGAGCCGGTGAGTGTGCCGGAGAACCTGGTCCGGCTGAGCGTCGGAATCGAGAACGTCGAGGACCTTTGGGCCGATTTGGAGCAGGCCCTGGGTACTCTGGACGGCTAG
- a CDS encoding aldo/keto reductase produces MTSSPVLTFNDGNTIPQLGYGVWQVEDDVAEKVVVQAFEAGFRHIDTAKIYGNEAGVGRAVERSGLKPEEIFITTKLWNADQGYESTLAAFEASLERLGLETLDLYLIHWQQPKQDKYVDTWKALIELQKQGRVKTIGVSNFTKEGLQRLIDETGVVPAINQIELHPFFNQAELREFNAAKGILTQAWSPLGQGGELLESSVIAQIAAKHSATPAQVVIAWHLAIGNVVIPKSVTESRIRENYAALDVALDETDVQAINGLDNSAGGAGRIGADPAVSDFA; encoded by the coding sequence ATGACTTCTTCTCCAGTACTGACTTTTAATGACGGCAACACCATTCCCCAGCTCGGCTACGGGGTGTGGCAGGTTGAAGACGATGTAGCCGAAAAGGTGGTTGTCCAGGCGTTCGAAGCAGGTTTCCGCCACATTGACACCGCGAAGATCTACGGCAACGAAGCCGGGGTCGGCCGCGCCGTTGAGCGCTCCGGTCTCAAGCCCGAGGAAATCTTCATTACCACCAAGCTGTGGAACGCGGACCAGGGCTACGAATCGACGCTGGCGGCGTTCGAGGCCTCCCTGGAACGGCTCGGCCTCGAGACGCTGGACCTGTACCTGATCCACTGGCAGCAGCCGAAGCAGGACAAATATGTCGACACCTGGAAGGCTCTCATAGAGCTCCAGAAGCAGGGCCGCGTCAAGACCATCGGTGTCTCCAACTTCACCAAGGAAGGTCTGCAGCGTCTAATCGACGAGACCGGCGTCGTTCCGGCCATCAACCAGATCGAACTGCACCCCTTCTTCAACCAGGCCGAGCTACGCGAATTCAATGCCGCCAAGGGCATCCTGACCCAGGCCTGGTCGCCGCTGGGCCAGGGCGGCGAGCTGCTGGAGAGCTCCGTGATCGCTCAGATCGCGGCCAAGCACAGCGCCACGCCGGCGCAGGTTGTCATCGCATGGCACCTCGCCATCGGCAACGTGGTCATCCCCAAGTCCGTGACCGAGTCCCGGATCCGCGAGAACTACGCGGCCCTGGACGTCGCTTTGGACGAAACGGATGTACAGGCCATCAACGGCCTGGACAACTCCGCCGGGGGCGCCGGTCGCATCGGTGCGGACCCGGCGGTTTCCGACTTCGCCTGA
- a CDS encoding nuclear transport factor 2 family protein, translating into MSESDFDVVVGQYHAALDAVGRGNPAPMKKLLSRRDDVTLANPLGPTVRGWSEVEQTMDRAISQVSEGEPNQFERISGHAGTDLAYLVEIERNRMKLGGSDEMSSVALRVTTIFRLEDGFWKVIHRHADPITTPRPIESIVQA; encoded by the coding sequence ATGTCAGAGTCAGATTTTGATGTGGTCGTGGGGCAGTACCATGCGGCACTCGACGCGGTAGGCCGGGGGAATCCTGCTCCGATGAAAAAGCTGCTGTCGAGGCGGGATGACGTCACGCTCGCCAATCCGCTTGGCCCTACTGTCCGAGGCTGGAGCGAGGTCGAGCAGACGATGGACAGGGCCATTTCCCAAGTCAGCGAGGGCGAGCCCAACCAATTCGAGAGAATCTCCGGGCACGCCGGAACAGATCTGGCGTACCTCGTGGAAATTGAACGAAACCGGATGAAGCTCGGCGGATCCGACGAGATGTCCTCAGTGGCGCTTCGGGTAACAACGATCTTCCGGCTGGAAGACGGGTTCTGGAAAGTCATCCACCGTCATGCGGATCCGATAACGACCCCCAGGCCGATCGAGTCCATCGTCCAGGCGTAG
- a CDS encoding DNA polymerase III subunit delta' has protein sequence MTVWDDLQGQPAVVAQLRQAAQGEGLNHAWLFTGPPGSGRSNAAKAFAAALNCDQEDVSQRGCGECAACRTILGETHSDVAFVRTEKVTITIDEARELVATAGNRPSSARWRIIIVEDADRMAERTTNVLLKAIEEPTPRTVWMLCAPSPADVLVTIRSRCRSVALRLPPAADVAALLVKRDGVDPAVAERAARAAQSHVGIARRLARDPEARERRLATVRFPLGLRGVTAAVMMAEKLVKIATEEANSSNDERDAAEKIALLATLGAPESGTLPPAMRAQVKQLEDDQKRRAKRSVTDSLDRTLTDLLSFYRDVLIIQMGNAVELVNVELRSELEEFAGHSSAETTLARMDAINKARTRITTTNVAPLLAIESMASSLI, from the coding sequence ATGACCGTCTGGGACGACCTCCAGGGCCAGCCTGCCGTCGTCGCGCAGCTGCGCCAGGCAGCCCAGGGCGAAGGACTCAACCATGCCTGGCTTTTCACCGGCCCGCCCGGTTCCGGCCGGTCCAATGCGGCGAAGGCATTTGCCGCGGCCCTGAACTGCGACCAGGAGGATGTCAGCCAGCGCGGCTGCGGGGAATGCGCCGCCTGCCGCACCATCCTCGGCGAAACGCATTCGGATGTGGCGTTCGTGCGCACCGAGAAGGTCACCATCACCATCGACGAAGCCCGCGAGCTGGTGGCCACCGCCGGAAACCGGCCGTCCTCGGCCAGGTGGCGCATCATCATCGTGGAGGACGCGGACCGGATGGCCGAACGCACCACCAACGTGCTGCTCAAGGCCATCGAAGAACCCACTCCCCGCACCGTGTGGATGCTGTGCGCACCTTCCCCGGCCGATGTGCTGGTCACTATCCGCTCGCGCTGCAGGTCCGTCGCTCTCCGGCTGCCGCCCGCCGCCGACGTCGCGGCACTGCTGGTCAAGCGCGACGGCGTGGACCCGGCCGTGGCGGAACGTGCGGCCCGCGCGGCGCAGAGCCATGTCGGCATCGCCCGACGCCTGGCCCGGGATCCGGAAGCCCGGGAGCGCCGGCTCGCAACGGTACGGTTCCCGCTGGGGCTCCGTGGCGTCACGGCGGCGGTCATGATGGCGGAGAAGCTCGTCAAGATCGCGACCGAGGAAGCCAACAGCTCCAACGATGAGCGCGATGCCGCGGAGAAGATCGCGTTACTTGCCACGCTCGGCGCACCGGAAAGCGGCACCCTGCCCCCGGCCATGCGCGCCCAGGTCAAACAACTCGAGGACGACCAGAAGCGCCGCGCGAAACGTTCGGTGACGGATTCCCTTGACCGCACGCTGACCGACCTGTTGTCCTTTTACCGGGATGTGCTCATCATCCAGATGGGGAACGCTGTTGAACTTGTCAACGTTGAACTCAGAAGCGAACTCGAAGAGTTCGCCGGACATTCCAGCGCGGAGACGACCCTTGCCCGGATGGACGCCATCAACAAGGCCCGTACCAGGATCACGACCACCAACGTTGCTCCGCTGCTGGCCATCGAGTCCATGGCCAGCAGCCTCATTTGA
- a CDS encoding glycosyl hydrolase, with protein sequence MERRTFLAVPLAALAAPGALLAPKAGPILAAPRALKGVAHGGDDASALRQIQSLKADWYYSWASAYTVTTSPGFVPMVFSARALLELNAIGDVMRQLPETRARHLLGFNEPDHPNQSNMSVDEAIRLWPQLQSTGLRLGSPGTVNPAGPWLDQFMTKARRKNLRVDFITVHRYASPDAQSFLARLSYLHAKYGLPIWVTEFAVADWSATPSRPSRYSGLEIRRFMKDAIAGMRAMPFVERYAWKTRRPFDPVMGASALFHTDGRLTATGRLYASF encoded by the coding sequence ATGGAACGCCGAACATTTCTCGCTGTACCGCTGGCTGCCCTGGCCGCGCCCGGGGCATTGCTCGCACCCAAGGCCGGCCCGATTCTGGCCGCTCCTAGGGCGCTCAAGGGCGTAGCCCACGGAGGAGATGACGCCTCGGCGCTCCGGCAGATCCAGAGTCTCAAAGCGGATTGGTACTACTCGTGGGCGTCGGCGTATACAGTCACCACTAGCCCAGGATTTGTACCCATGGTCTTTTCCGCGAGAGCCCTGCTCGAACTAAACGCCATCGGCGACGTGATGCGCCAGCTTCCCGAGACGCGAGCCAGGCACCTCCTCGGCTTTAACGAGCCAGACCACCCCAACCAGTCCAATATGTCCGTCGATGAGGCCATCCGGCTGTGGCCCCAGCTCCAGTCCACCGGCCTGAGGCTGGGGTCTCCGGGAACCGTCAATCCAGCCGGGCCGTGGCTGGATCAGTTCATGACCAAGGCTAGGAGGAAAAACCTGCGCGTGGACTTTATAACCGTGCATCGCTACGCCTCACCAGATGCGCAGAGCTTCCTCGCAAGGCTTTCGTATCTGCATGCCAAGTATGGTTTGCCGATCTGGGTGACGGAATTTGCCGTCGCTGACTGGTCGGCAACCCCGTCACGACCGTCCCGGTACAGCGGACTCGAAATCCGACGTTTTATGAAGGATGCGATAGCCGGGATGCGCGCGATGCCGTTCGTCGAGCGATATGCGTGGAAAACCAGGCGGCCGTTCGACCCGGTCATGGGAGCGTCGGCCCTCTTTCACACGGATGGTCGACTTACAGCAACCGGCAGACTTTACGCATCGTTCTGA